One stretch of Actinacidiphila sp. DG2A-62 DNA includes these proteins:
- a CDS encoding D-arabinono-1,4-lactone oxidase: MGRTRAGLTGRSSARRARTGPRRPTGTATGTAPATWRNWAGNVSAVPRRVVAPASAEELAQVLRTAAADGLTAKAVGSGHSFTAAAATGGVLIRPEGLSAIRAIDREAGTVTAEAGVPLHQLNAVLAAEGLSLTNMGDIMVQTVAGAISTGTHGTGRDSGSIAAQITAFELVTADGSVLTCSARENAEVFAAGRIGLGALGVVSAVTFAVEPVFLLTAREEPMRFDRVMAEFDRLVEENEHFEFYWFPHTDGCNTKRNNRSQGPAAPLPTVRGWIDDELLSNGVFQAACAVGRAAPAVIPRIAQLSSRALSARTYTDVPYKVFTSPRRVRFVEMEYAIPREAAVAAIRELKATVERSDLRVSFPVEVRVAPADDIALSTASGRDSAYVAVHMYRGSRYQEYFTAVEKIMTSVGGRPHWGKMHTRDAAYLESVYPRFGEFTALRDRLDPDRLFANDYLRRVLGS; encoded by the coding sequence ATGGGCCGCACGCGCGCGGGGCTGACGGGCCGCTCGTCCGCCCGCCGCGCCAGGACGGGCCCGCGCCGGCCGACCGGCACGGCGACCGGGACCGCACCGGCGACATGGCGTAACTGGGCGGGCAACGTCTCGGCCGTGCCGCGACGCGTGGTGGCGCCGGCCTCCGCGGAGGAGCTGGCGCAGGTGCTGCGCACGGCGGCGGCCGACGGGCTGACCGCCAAGGCGGTGGGCTCCGGCCACTCCTTCACCGCCGCCGCGGCGACCGGCGGGGTGCTGATCCGCCCGGAGGGGCTGAGCGCGATACGCGCGATCGACCGCGAGGCCGGCACGGTGACCGCCGAGGCGGGCGTGCCGCTGCACCAGCTGAACGCGGTACTGGCGGCCGAGGGCCTCTCCCTCACCAATATGGGCGACATCATGGTGCAGACGGTGGCCGGCGCGATCAGCACCGGCACCCACGGCACCGGCCGCGACTCCGGCTCCATCGCGGCGCAGATCACCGCCTTCGAGCTGGTGACGGCGGACGGCTCGGTGCTCACCTGCTCGGCGCGGGAGAACGCCGAGGTGTTCGCGGCCGGACGGATCGGGCTCGGCGCGCTCGGGGTGGTCAGCGCGGTGACCTTCGCGGTCGAACCGGTCTTCCTGCTGACCGCCCGTGAGGAGCCGATGCGCTTCGACCGGGTGATGGCGGAGTTCGACCGGCTGGTCGAGGAGAACGAGCACTTCGAGTTCTACTGGTTCCCGCACACCGACGGCTGCAACACCAAGCGGAACAACCGCAGTCAGGGGCCGGCCGCGCCGCTGCCGACGGTGCGCGGCTGGATCGACGACGAGCTGCTGTCCAACGGCGTCTTCCAGGCCGCCTGCGCGGTCGGCAGGGCCGCGCCGGCCGTGATCCCGCGCATCGCGCAGCTGTCCAGCCGGGCGCTGTCCGCGCGGACGTACACCGACGTGCCGTACAAGGTCTTCACCAGCCCGCGCCGGGTGCGCTTCGTGGAGATGGAGTACGCGATCCCGCGGGAGGCCGCGGTGGCGGCGATCCGCGAGCTGAAGGCCACCGTGGAGCGGTCGGACCTGCGGGTGAGCTTCCCGGTCGAGGTGCGGGTGGCGCCCGCCGACGACATCGCGCTGTCCACCGCCTCGGGCCGCGACAGCGCGTACGTGGCGGTGCACATGTACCGCGGCAGCCGCTACCAGGAGTACTTCACCGCGGTGGAGAAGATCATGACCTCGGTGGGCGGCCGGCCGCACTGGGGCAAGATGCACACCCGGGACGCGGCGTACCTGGAATCGGTGTATCCCCGGTTCGGCGAGTTCACGGCGCTGCGCGACCGGTTGGACCCCGATCGGCTGTTCGCCAACGACTATCTGCGCCGGGTGCTGGGTTCGTAG
- a CDS encoding MFS transporter: MHSPYRAIFTAPGTRAFSVAGLVGRMPLSMTGIGIVTMISQVTGRYGLAGALSATLALAGAVCGPQVSRLVDRHGQSRVLPPVCAVTVASVAALLVAVRAGAPDWVYFVCVLGAGLTPSLGAMVRARWSAIHRGDPELLHTAYSFESVVDEIVFILGPILSIGLCTVWFAEAGPLLAAVFLAAGVLLLTAQRATEPPAHPRGSGGGRSALREPGMPVLAGVFVGTGALFGAVDVSTVAFADERGHKALASLVLASYALGSCLAGLVFGLLRPPGTLAQRFRVGISVMAVSMIPPLLVGNLWFLAGALFFSGLTIAPTMVTAMGLVEQLVPRSRLTEGITWTSTGLAVGVAAGAALAGRVVDGHGASAAFAVPAGSALVAVAVAFLGYRRLRPRPAPEREEHGHESHRDGPHARGADGPLVRPPRQDGPAPADRHGDRDRTGDMA; encoded by the coding sequence GTGCACAGCCCTTACCGCGCCATCTTCACCGCGCCGGGAACCCGCGCCTTCTCCGTCGCGGGCCTGGTCGGCCGGATGCCGCTGTCGATGACGGGCATCGGAATCGTGACGATGATCTCCCAGGTCACCGGGCGGTACGGCCTGGCGGGCGCGCTGTCGGCGACGCTCGCGCTGGCCGGGGCGGTGTGCGGGCCGCAGGTCTCCCGCCTGGTCGACCGGCACGGGCAGAGCAGGGTGCTGCCGCCGGTGTGCGCGGTCACGGTGGCGTCGGTGGCCGCCCTGCTGGTGGCGGTGCGCGCCGGGGCGCCGGACTGGGTGTACTTCGTGTGCGTGCTGGGCGCCGGCCTCACCCCGAGCCTGGGCGCGATGGTCAGGGCCCGCTGGTCGGCGATCCACCGGGGCGACCCCGAACTCCTGCACACCGCGTACTCCTTCGAGTCCGTGGTGGACGAGATCGTCTTCATCCTCGGGCCGATCCTGTCGATAGGGCTGTGCACGGTCTGGTTCGCCGAGGCGGGGCCGCTGCTCGCCGCGGTCTTCCTCGCCGCCGGCGTGCTGCTGCTGACCGCGCAGCGCGCCACCGAGCCGCCCGCGCACCCGCGCGGGTCCGGCGGCGGCCGCTCGGCGCTGCGCGAGCCGGGGATGCCGGTCCTCGCGGGCGTGTTCGTCGGCACCGGGGCGCTGTTCGGCGCGGTGGACGTGTCGACGGTGGCGTTCGCCGACGAGCGCGGCCACAAGGCGCTGGCCAGCCTGGTACTGGCCTCGTACGCGCTCGGGTCGTGCCTGGCCGGGCTGGTCTTCGGGCTGCTGCGGCCGCCGGGCACGCTGGCCCAGCGGTTCCGGGTGGGGATCTCCGTGATGGCGGTGAGTATGATCCCGCCACTACTGGTCGGGAACTTGTGGTTCCTGGCCGGTGCGCTGTTCTTCTCGGGCCTGACGATCGCGCCGACAATGGTGACCGCCATGGGCCTGGTCGAGCAGCTGGTACCGCGGTCCAGGCTGACCGAGGGCATCACGTGGACCTCCACGGGGCTCGCGGTCGGCGTCGCCGCGGGCGCCGCGCTGGCCGGCCGGGTGGTCGACGGGCACGGCGCCTCGGCGGCCTTCGCGGTACCCGCCGGCTCGGCGCTCGTCGCCGTGGCGGTGGCGTTCCTCGGGTACCGCCGGCTGCGCCCGCGGCCGGCGCCGGAGCGGGAGGAGCACGGCCATGAGTCGCACAGGGATGGGCCGCACGCGCGCGGGGCTGACGGGCCGCTCGTCCGCCCGCCGCGCCAGGACGGGCCCGCGCCGGCCGACCGGCACGGCGACCGGGACCGCACCGGCGACATGGCGTAA
- a CDS encoding ferrochelatase yields MPDQSDATSTPGTTPGTAPGTTPGAAPEPAPGAATDTAPYDALLLLSFGGPEGPDDVVPFLENVTRGRGIPRERLKEVGRHYFLFGGVSPINAQNRELLQALRKDFADHGVDLPVYWGNRNWAPYLTDTLREISDAGHRRVLVLATSAYASYSGCRQYRENLAASLAVLAEEGRPRPRVDKLRHYFNHPGFVEPMADAVLTALAELPEQVRDGARIAFTTHSIPTAAADTSGPVEGHGDGGAYVAQHLDVARLVAERVREATGVDRPWSLVYQSRSGAPHIPWLEPDICDHLEEVHAAGAPAVVMAPIGFVSDHMEVKYDLDTEAAAKAAELGLPVSRAGTVGADPRFAAAVRDLVLERAAAERGTRPARCALGALGPSHDVCPVGCCPARNPLPAAAGAD; encoded by the coding sequence ATGCCCGATCAGTCCGACGCGACATCCACTCCCGGCACGACGCCCGGCACGGCCCCAGGCACGACGCCCGGCGCGGCGCCCGAGCCGGCGCCCGGCGCCGCCACCGACACCGCGCCCTACGACGCGCTGCTGCTGCTCTCCTTCGGCGGCCCCGAGGGGCCCGACGACGTGGTGCCGTTCCTGGAGAACGTGACCCGCGGCCGTGGCATCCCGCGCGAGCGGCTGAAGGAGGTGGGCCGGCACTACTTCCTCTTCGGCGGCGTCAGCCCGATCAACGCGCAGAACCGCGAGCTGCTGCAGGCGCTGCGCAAGGACTTCGCGGACCACGGCGTCGACCTGCCGGTGTACTGGGGCAACCGCAACTGGGCGCCCTACCTGACCGACACGCTGCGCGAGATCAGCGACGCCGGCCACCGGCGGGTCCTGGTGCTGGCCACCAGCGCGTACGCCTCCTACTCCGGCTGCCGCCAGTACCGGGAGAACCTCGCCGCCTCGCTCGCCGTCCTGGCCGAGGAGGGCCGGCCGCGGCCGCGGGTGGACAAGCTGCGGCACTACTTCAACCACCCGGGCTTCGTCGAGCCGATGGCCGACGCCGTGCTGACCGCGCTCGCCGAACTGCCCGAGCAGGTCAGGGACGGCGCGCGGATCGCCTTCACCACCCACTCCATCCCGACCGCCGCGGCCGACACCTCGGGCCCGGTCGAGGGCCACGGCGACGGCGGCGCCTACGTCGCGCAGCACCTGGACGTCGCCCGGCTGGTCGCCGAGCGGGTGCGCGAGGCCACCGGCGTGGACCGGCCGTGGTCCCTGGTCTACCAGTCGCGCAGCGGAGCCCCGCACATCCCGTGGCTGGAGCCGGACATCTGCGACCACCTGGAGGAGGTCCACGCGGCGGGCGCGCCGGCCGTGGTGATGGCGCCGATTGGCTTCGTCTCGGACCACATGGAGGTCAAGTACGACCTGGACACCGAGGCCGCCGCCAAGGCCGCCGAGCTGGGGCTGCCGGTGTCCCGCGCGGGCACCGTGGGCGCCGACCCCCGGTTCGCCGCGGCGGTGCGCGACCTGGTGCTGGAGCGGGCCGCGGCCGAGCGCGGCACCCGCCCGGCGCGCTGCGCGCTGGGCGCGCTCGGACCCAGCCACGACGTCTGCCCGGTCGGCTGCTGTCCGGCCAGGAACCCGCTGCCGGCCGCCGCGGGCGCCGACTGA
- a CDS encoding inositol monophosphatase family protein translates to MSTPATAVTAHLLDELLSVALEAAREAGALLRDGRPADLGVAATKSSSIDVVTEMDIAAERLITASIGRARPDDGVLGEEGASSEGVSGVRWVIDPLDGTVNYLYGLPSWAVSIAAELDGQALVGVVEAPMRGETCRAVLGGGAFVNDVPAHCRPAPQFSHALVGTGFGYIAERRAAQAEVVRALVPQVRDIRRGGSAAIDLCDVGIGRLDAYYERGLNPWDMAAGALFAREAGALTGGRPGEPASGELTVAAPPGLFEPLQTLLDDLGAWHD, encoded by the coding sequence ATGAGCACACCGGCGACCGCCGTCACCGCGCACCTGCTGGACGAACTGCTGAGCGTCGCGCTGGAGGCCGCCCGCGAGGCGGGCGCCCTGCTGCGCGACGGCCGCCCGGCGGACCTGGGCGTGGCCGCGACCAAGTCCAGCTCGATCGACGTGGTCACCGAGATGGACATCGCCGCGGAGCGGCTGATCACCGCCTCGATCGGCCGGGCCCGGCCGGACGACGGCGTGCTCGGCGAGGAGGGGGCGAGCAGCGAGGGCGTCAGCGGCGTCCGCTGGGTCATCGACCCGCTGGACGGCACGGTGAACTACCTCTACGGCCTGCCGTCCTGGGCGGTCAGCATCGCGGCGGAGCTCGACGGGCAGGCCCTGGTCGGCGTCGTGGAGGCGCCGATGCGCGGCGAGACCTGCCGCGCGGTGCTCGGCGGCGGCGCGTTCGTCAACGACGTGCCGGCGCACTGCCGCCCCGCCCCGCAGTTCTCCCACGCCCTGGTCGGCACCGGCTTCGGCTACATCGCCGAGCGCCGGGCCGCGCAGGCCGAGGTGGTCAGGGCGCTGGTGCCGCAGGTGCGGGACATCCGGCGCGGCGGCTCGGCGGCCATCGACCTGTGCGACGTCGGCATCGGCCGGCTCGACGCCTACTACGAGCGGGGCCTGAACCCGTGGGACATGGCGGCCGGCGCGCTCTTCGCCCGGGAGGCGGGCGCGCTGACCGGCGGACGCCCCGGTGAGCCCGCCTCGGGCGAGCTGACGGTGGCGGCCCCGCCCGGGCTCTTCGAGCCCCTCCAGACCCTGCTGGACGACCTCGGCGCCTGGCACGACTGA
- a CDS encoding response regulator transcription factor, with amino-acid sequence MRVLVVEDEQLLADAVATGLRREAMAVDVVYDGGAALERIGVNDYDVVVLDRDLPVVHGDEVCRQIVGLGLPTRVLMLTAAGDVSDRVEGLELGADDYLPKPFAFTELTARVRALGRRTTTALPPVLERSGIRLDPNRREVFRDGAEVHLAPKEFAVLEVLMRSEGSVVSAEQLLEKAWDENTDPFTNVVRVTVMTLRRKLGEPPVIVTVPGSGYRI; translated from the coding sequence TTGCGCGTACTGGTCGTCGAGGACGAGCAACTGCTCGCCGATGCCGTCGCCACCGGCCTGCGCCGGGAGGCCATGGCCGTGGACGTGGTCTACGACGGCGGCGCCGCCCTGGAGCGGATCGGCGTCAACGACTACGACGTCGTCGTCCTCGACCGCGACCTCCCGGTGGTCCACGGCGACGAGGTGTGCCGTCAGATCGTCGGCCTCGGCCTGCCCACGCGGGTGCTCATGCTCACCGCCGCCGGGGACGTCAGCGACCGGGTGGAGGGGCTGGAGCTGGGCGCGGACGACTACCTCCCGAAGCCGTTCGCCTTCACCGAGCTGACCGCCCGGGTCCGGGCGCTCGGCCGGCGCACCACCACCGCGCTGCCGCCGGTCCTGGAGCGCTCGGGGATCCGGCTCGACCCCAACCGCCGCGAGGTCTTCAGGGACGGCGCCGAGGTGCACCTGGCGCCCAAGGAGTTCGCCGTGCTGGAGGTGCTGATGCGCAGCGAGGGCTCGGTGGTCTCCGCCGAGCAGCTGCTGGAGAAGGCCTGGGACGAGAACACCGACCCCTTCACCAACGTGGTGCGGGTCACGGTCATGACCCTACGGCGCAAGCTCGGCGAGCCCCCGGTGATCGTGACCGTGCCCGGCTCCGGCTACCGGATCTGA